From the genome of Edaphobacter dinghuensis, one region includes:
- a CDS encoding DHA2 family efflux MFS transporter permease subunit, whose amino-acid sequence MATLTLPAPPQIATKRAINPWVIALTVTLATFMELLDTSIANVSLPYIAGGLGRSFDEVTWILTTYLVANAVILPMSAWLSRVFGRKNYYMACVALFTITSLFCGIAPTLGVMLVSRVLQGIGGGGLAPVEQAILVDTFPPAQRASAFALYTVAIVTAPAIGPVLGGWITDNFNWRWVFFINIPIGALSLFLTSRFVHDPPSFAEERKSARRSGKLRIDTLGIILIGIGSAALEIVLDRGQIDDWFGSNFIAWTFVIALICWSIAIYWELQHDDPIIDLHLLANRNFLIASTLYFIFGFGLFASTTMIPQVLQSLYGYRAIDAGLVLGPGAFVITLLAPVGAQLIQRGIIHPRVLVAISLVTVSASMLYYSGFTLQTDYSHYALARAFQGLGYAFFFVPVSVIAYSQLKPNQNNRASSLTNLFRNWGGSFGIAFITTVSERRQNFHQSVMGANLTPSSPGLQEYVHRTAAYLAQHGYSQADSVKAAYLYYYSQLEQQTRLLGFMDCFRVIGWITLAMVPLVFLIRHFHVSGKPSGGH is encoded by the coding sequence TTGGCAACCCTTACACTCCCGGCTCCCCCTCAGATAGCCACCAAGCGCGCCATCAACCCTTGGGTGATTGCTCTCACGGTCACCCTGGCAACCTTCATGGAGTTGCTCGACACCTCCATTGCAAACGTCTCGCTGCCTTACATTGCAGGCGGACTGGGTCGCAGCTTCGACGAGGTGACGTGGATTCTCACGACGTATCTTGTCGCCAACGCCGTCATCCTTCCCATGAGTGCATGGCTTAGCCGCGTCTTCGGTCGCAAGAACTATTACATGGCCTGCGTCGCTCTCTTCACAATCACTTCTCTTTTCTGCGGCATCGCTCCCACGCTCGGCGTCATGCTCGTCAGCCGCGTACTTCAGGGTATCGGCGGAGGCGGACTGGCGCCGGTCGAACAAGCCATCCTCGTGGATACCTTCCCTCCAGCACAGCGCGCCTCTGCCTTCGCGCTCTATACGGTTGCCATCGTTACTGCTCCTGCCATCGGTCCCGTCCTTGGAGGTTGGATCACCGACAACTTCAACTGGCGCTGGGTCTTCTTCATTAATATTCCCATCGGCGCGCTCTCACTCTTTCTTACCAGCCGCTTCGTCCACGATCCCCCCTCATTTGCGGAGGAGCGCAAATCAGCGCGTCGCAGCGGCAAGCTTCGCATCGACACGCTTGGCATCATCCTGATCGGCATAGGCTCCGCCGCACTCGAAATTGTGCTCGACCGCGGCCAGATCGACGATTGGTTCGGCAGCAACTTCATCGCATGGACGTTCGTTATTGCGCTGATCTGCTGGTCAATCGCCATCTATTGGGAGCTGCAGCACGATGACCCAATCATCGACCTCCATCTGCTCGCCAATCGAAACTTCCTGATCGCTTCTACCCTCTACTTCATCTTTGGCTTCGGACTCTTCGCCAGTACCACCATGATTCCGCAGGTGCTGCAATCACTCTACGGATACCGCGCCATCGATGCCGGCCTCGTCCTCGGACCAGGAGCCTTTGTCATCACGCTGCTCGCTCCCGTAGGCGCTCAATTGATACAACGCGGCATCATTCATCCGCGTGTCCTGGTTGCCATCAGCCTTGTGACCGTATCTGCCTCGATGCTTTACTACAGCGGCTTTACTTTGCAGACAGACTACAGTCACTACGCACTGGCACGCGCCTTTCAAGGCCTCGGCTATGCCTTCTTCTTCGTTCCTGTCAGCGTCATCGCATACTCGCAACTCAAGCCCAATCAAAACAACCGGGCATCGAGTCTCACCAATCTCTTTCGCAATTGGGGCGGCAGTTTTGGAATCGCCTTCATCACTACCGTCAGCGAACGCAGACAAAACTTTCATCAATCCGTGATGGGTGCGAATCTTACTCCCAGTTCTCCGGGGCTACAGGAATACGTTCACAGGACAGCGGCCTATCTCGCCCAGCATGGTTATTCGCAAGCAGACTCTGTGAAGGCGGCGTACCTCTATTACTACTCTCAGCTTGAACAGCAGACTCGACTACTGGGCTTCATGGACTGCTTCCGTGTTATCGGCTGGATAACTTTGGCGATGGTGCCGCTCGTCTTCCTCATCCGCCACTTCCATGTCAGCGGCAAACCCTCCGGCGGCCACTAA
- a CDS encoding ABC transporter ATP-binding protein, whose translation MLELRDVSKSYRSIPAVQDVSFTLKAGEILGYLGPNGSGKSTTVKMVIGMIQPSKGKVFFAGKNIHDDLASYRAQLGYVPEEAQVYNHLSGLEYLQLVGRLRGMQEKLIERKARELLHLLSLEAAQYSALSDYSKGMKQRVLIAAALLHDPRLIVFDEPLSGLDATSARLFKDLLGLLAREGKAILYISHVMEVVERVCNRVIVLAKGKVVADAAPDDLTRLMELPTLESVFAQLVQQTDTARVAQQMVEVMKVHHA comes from the coding sequence ATGCTGGAACTGAGAGACGTATCGAAGAGTTATCGCAGCATTCCCGCAGTGCAGGATGTCAGCTTCACCCTCAAAGCGGGCGAGATTCTGGGCTACCTCGGGCCCAATGGATCAGGAAAATCAACCACCGTGAAGATGGTGATCGGCATGATTCAACCGAGCAAGGGAAAGGTCTTCTTTGCAGGAAAGAATATTCATGACGATCTCGCCTCCTATCGCGCACAACTTGGCTACGTGCCCGAGGAGGCGCAAGTCTACAACCATCTCTCCGGGCTGGAGTACCTGCAACTGGTAGGCCGCCTACGCGGCATGCAGGAGAAGCTCATCGAACGCAAAGCGCGCGAGCTGCTTCATCTCCTGTCGCTCGAAGCGGCGCAGTACTCCGCGCTCTCCGACTACTCCAAGGGAATGAAGCAGCGCGTGCTCATCGCCGCCGCGCTGTTACACGATCCCCGGCTCATCGTCTTCGACGAGCCCCTCTCCGGCCTTGATGCCACCTCCGCACGCCTCTTCAAAGACCTTCTCGGCCTGCTCGCACGCGAAGGCAAGGCGATCCTCTACATCTCGCATGTGATGGAAGTCGTCGAGCGCGTATGCAATCGCGTCATCGTGCTGGCCAAGGGTAAAGTCGTCGCCGATGCTGCACCCGACGATCTCACCCGGTTGATGGAGCTGCCCACGCTTGAGAGCGTCTTCGCTCAACTCGTGCAGCAGACCGACACCGCGCGGGTCGCGCAGCAGATGGTGGAAGTCATGAAGGTGCACCATGCCTAA
- a CDS encoding gluconolaconase: MSLFHPHADAPHLQLVTPPAAMPGGEAEVHGSNLGPASHVIPSATIGDTSAAVILSRPTRATVRIPDGTITGDLVLHRNGASSNPLNLRIAVPMAENLHPVSNPAVDAEGNVYATLSGSRGQETPVSIFRIQRDFQMTPFVRGLLNPTGLAFSPDGYLYASSRAEGTVYRISPEGAISTYAEGMGIATGIAFDGDGNLFVGDRSGTIFKIARGDAQGSSGEIFVYATLEPSMAAYHLAFNDAGTLFVTGPTTSSNQAVHAIDRDGNTTVFYRGLGRAQGMAFDVDDNLYVAASLHGQRGIIRITPQREASLAVSGQNLVGLAFLEDGCAALATRDALYHVALDIEGRPLI, from the coding sequence ATGAGCCTCTTTCATCCCCATGCCGACGCGCCACACCTCCAACTCGTCACTCCACCTGCAGCCATGCCCGGCGGAGAAGCCGAGGTCCACGGCAGCAATCTAGGCCCAGCCTCGCACGTTATTCCCAGCGCCACCATCGGCGACACCAGCGCTGCGGTCATTCTCAGCCGCCCCACACGCGCCACCGTGCGCATTCCTGATGGCACCATCACCGGCGACCTTGTCCTGCACCGCAACGGAGCCTCCAGCAACCCGCTGAACCTCCGCATCGCTGTGCCTATGGCCGAAAACCTGCATCCTGTGTCCAACCCGGCAGTCGATGCGGAAGGCAACGTCTACGCCACGCTCTCCGGCTCCCGCGGCCAGGAGACGCCTGTCTCCATCTTCCGCATCCAGCGCGACTTCCAGATGACGCCCTTCGTCCGTGGCCTGCTCAATCCGACCGGCCTGGCCTTCTCTCCCGACGGCTACCTCTACGCCAGCTCCCGCGCCGAGGGCACCGTCTACCGCATCTCTCCCGAAGGCGCGATCTCCACCTACGCCGAAGGCATGGGCATCGCCACCGGCATCGCCTTCGACGGCGACGGCAACCTCTTCGTCGGCGACCGCTCGGGCACTATCTTCAAAATCGCCCGCGGAGATGCGCAGGGCAGCAGTGGCGAAATCTTCGTCTACGCCACGCTCGAGCCAAGTATGGCTGCCTACCACCTCGCCTTCAACGATGCCGGAACACTCTTCGTCACCGGCCCTACCACCAGCAGCAATCAAGCCGTCCACGCCATCGATCGCGACGGCAACACGACCGTCTTCTATCGAGGCCTCGGCCGCGCTCAGGGCATGGCCTTCGACGTAGACGACAATCTCTACGTCGCTGCCAGCCTGCATGGCCAGCGCGGAATCATCCGCATCACGCCACAGCGCGAGGCCAGTCTCGCCGTCTCCGGGCAGAACCTCGTAGGCCTCGCCTTCCTCGAAGACGGTTGCGCGGCTTTGGCTACCCGCGACGCTCTTTACCATGTAGCGCTCGACATCGAAGGCCGTCCGCTCATCTAA
- a CDS encoding CAP domain-containing protein, translated as MGAIRRSLAVLFCVVVTASVGRAQADASPAERALLQMANQFRAAHGVPPLTWNGELARAARKHARLMVSADGDLEHQYPGEPDMIARAAEEGAHFSAVAENLAGRGQTAAQLQQIWMITPTHRANLLDPKMNVVGIGVIESDGLLYAVEDFAQSVPTPRRGVIEGQVMGALQRAGISSVKMTEAARSNCESQSNASPGAKLVVHWEGSNPGQLPDVVAQRISQGSYQSAAVGACPSAQAGQGFTTYRVAVLLY; from the coding sequence GTGGGTGCGATTCGACGATCGTTGGCTGTCTTGTTCTGTGTTGTGGTGACGGCGTCTGTGGGGAGGGCGCAGGCCGATGCGTCGCCTGCGGAGAGGGCGCTGCTGCAAATGGCGAACCAGTTTCGCGCTGCGCATGGCGTGCCTCCGCTGACGTGGAACGGTGAGCTGGCGCGTGCGGCGCGCAAGCATGCGCGGCTGATGGTCTCGGCGGACGGAGATTTGGAGCATCAGTATCCAGGGGAGCCGGACATGATTGCGCGTGCGGCAGAGGAGGGAGCGCACTTCAGTGCGGTTGCCGAGAACCTGGCGGGCAGGGGACAGACTGCGGCGCAGTTGCAACAGATCTGGATGATTACACCGACTCATCGTGCAAATCTCCTCGACCCGAAGATGAATGTTGTAGGGATCGGTGTGATCGAGAGTGATGGACTGCTGTATGCGGTGGAGGATTTTGCGCAGAGCGTTCCAACGCCGAGGCGTGGTGTGATTGAAGGCCAGGTAATGGGCGCTCTGCAGAGAGCAGGCATAAGTTCGGTGAAGATGACAGAGGCGGCGCGGTCGAACTGCGAGAGCCAGAGCAATGCGTCGCCGGGTGCAAAGCTGGTGGTGCATTGGGAGGGGTCGAATCCGGGGCAGTTGCCGGATGTGGTAGCGCAGCGGATATCGCAGGGCAGCTATCAGTCGGCTGCGGTGGGGGCGTGTCCGAGTGCACAGGCGGGACAGGGGTTCACTACGTATCGGGTGGCTGTGCTGTTGTATTGA
- a CDS encoding TIGR03435 family protein, translating into MMRRVALAGFAAVLVFSASISTAQQPQQIKPLQFEVAAIRPGNPDSVSSWTGSSGRQFRMLNVPLKQWVKMGLSVSDYDLKAPSWLDSSKFDLNAELPSGPVDQKDLVEMMKALLIERFGLKWHEESQSVSGYELVTEKKVLAQPAGMLERMEGRHGTSSGPTLISGTNMSMSELAKALEQVLGKPVVDATHLSGGFDFKLMWRSSDAAELAAQQRYGKQYGIDVDNLPASVFTALREQLGLRLQGAKVPSKVVVVDKMNRQPTEN; encoded by the coding sequence ATGATGAGGCGAGTAGCTCTGGCTGGTTTCGCGGCGGTATTGGTCTTTTCGGCGAGCATCTCTACCGCACAGCAGCCGCAACAGATAAAGCCTTTACAGTTTGAAGTGGCTGCCATCAGGCCGGGTAACCCCGATTCGGTGTCGTCGTGGACCGGCTCATCCGGGAGGCAGTTTCGGATGTTGAATGTGCCTCTAAAGCAGTGGGTGAAGATGGGGCTATCGGTTAGTGATTATGATCTGAAGGCTCCTTCGTGGCTTGATAGCTCCAAGTTTGATCTGAATGCAGAACTGCCCAGCGGCCCGGTCGACCAGAAAGATTTGGTCGAAATGATGAAAGCGCTCCTGATCGAACGATTTGGATTGAAATGGCACGAGGAGTCCCAGAGCGTATCCGGCTATGAGTTGGTTACTGAGAAGAAGGTACTGGCCCAACCCGCGGGCATGCTGGAACGGATGGAAGGCCGCCATGGAACGAGCTCCGGCCCTACGTTGATTAGCGGCACCAATATGTCGATGTCAGAGCTTGCGAAGGCGCTGGAACAGGTACTGGGAAAGCCCGTGGTTGATGCAACGCACCTTTCGGGTGGATTCGATTTCAAATTGATGTGGAGATCGTCGGATGCTGCTGAACTGGCCGCGCAGCAGCGATATGGGAAGCAATACGGAATCGATGTCGATAATCTGCCTGCTTCAGTATTTACCGCGCTGAGGGAGCAGTTGGGGCTGCGTCTTCAAGGCGCGAAAGTTCCATCGAAGGTCGTCGTCGTGGACAAGATGAATCGCCAACCTACCGAGAACTGA
- a CDS encoding Gfo/Idh/MocA family protein, with amino-acid sequence MISRREFLDSLAVGAAGLAVSSTAKSYAQILGANDRLNFAVIGLHSRAYAHLASLKANEKHARITHVCDVDSNTLKKFAGAVQQKFGDAPIADKDFRKTLASKDVDAITIATPDHWHTPMAILGLQAGKHVYVEKPCSHNPAEGALLVEAQRKYGKKVQMGTQRRSSPIYIDVVQKIHEGLVGRAYYGKAWYSNTRKSIGVGKPAPVPAVLDWDLWQGPAPRQPYKDNVQPYNWHWFKIWGTGEALNNGTHEVDVCRWALGVDLPNRITAAGGRYQFKDDWQFYDTLDTSFEYDDKLISWQDQSCNGMKLYNRDRGAVIVGTTGSVILDPAGYEVYDLNGKKINEVAEGKAAASSDLTGADHMTDLHFANFIAAIRTGEKLNQPIDSGNISVTMLQLSNIAWEMKRELHLNPQNGHILNDPEAMKLWGREYEKGWAPHL; translated from the coding sequence GTGATCTCTCGACGTGAATTTCTCGACAGTCTTGCAGTAGGAGCAGCGGGCCTCGCTGTAAGCTCTACCGCAAAAAGCTATGCTCAGATTCTCGGTGCTAACGACCGGCTTAATTTTGCCGTAATCGGCCTTCATAGCCGCGCTTACGCTCACCTTGCTTCGCTCAAGGCAAACGAGAAGCACGCAAGGATTACCCACGTCTGCGACGTCGATAGCAACACCCTCAAGAAGTTCGCAGGGGCCGTCCAGCAGAAGTTTGGCGATGCACCTATCGCTGATAAAGACTTCCGCAAGACCCTCGCCTCCAAAGACGTGGACGCCATCACCATCGCCACGCCCGATCACTGGCACACTCCCATGGCCATCCTCGGACTTCAGGCCGGCAAACACGTTTACGTCGAGAAGCCTTGCAGCCACAATCCCGCCGAAGGCGCGCTGCTCGTCGAGGCCCAGCGCAAGTATGGCAAAAAAGTCCAGATGGGCACACAACGACGCTCTTCCCCCATCTACATCGATGTCGTCCAGAAGATCCACGAGGGTCTCGTCGGCCGCGCCTATTACGGCAAAGCCTGGTACAGCAACACCCGCAAGTCCATCGGTGTAGGCAAGCCCGCGCCCGTTCCCGCAGTTCTCGATTGGGATCTTTGGCAGGGCCCCGCGCCGCGCCAGCCCTACAAGGACAACGTTCAACCCTACAACTGGCACTGGTTCAAGATCTGGGGCACAGGCGAGGCCCTCAACAACGGAACCCATGAAGTGGACGTATGTCGCTGGGCGCTCGGAGTCGACCTTCCCAACCGCATCACCGCGGCAGGTGGACGTTATCAGTTCAAGGACGACTGGCAGTTCTACGACACCCTCGACACCAGCTTCGAATACGATGACAAGCTGATCTCCTGGCAGGACCAAAGCTGCAACGGCATGAAGCTCTACAATCGCGACCGTGGCGCGGTCATCGTCGGCACCACCGGCAGCGTCATCCTCGATCCCGCAGGCTATGAGGTCTATGACCTCAACGGCAAGAAGATCAACGAGGTCGCAGAAGGCAAGGCAGCCGCCTCGTCCGATCTCACCGGGGCCGACCACATGACCGACCTTCACTTCGCCAACTTCATCGCCGCCATCCGCACCGGAGAAAAGCTCAATCAGCCTATCGACTCCGGCAACATCTCCGTCACCATGCTGCAACTCTCCAACATTGCGTGGGAGATGAAGCGCGAACTGCACCTCAACCCGCAGAACGGCCACATCCTCAACGACCCTGAAGCGATGAAGCTATGGGGCCGCGAGTACGAAAAGGGCTGGGCTCCGCACCTCTAA
- a CDS encoding ABC transporter ATP-binding protein produces the protein MLEIRNVSKHYSSIPAVENVSFCARPGEVTGYLGPNGSGKSTTMKMITGLIATNSGSILFDGRPIHADLMAYKQRMGYVPEEPYLYTHLSGAEYLVMVAQLRNLARKLATERIDGLLRLFALYDDRHVGISAYSKGMRQKILLAAALLHNPDLILLDEPFSGLDVGSSLILRSLIEELARRGKVVLFSSHELETVEKISSHIVILHRGKIVADDSIERLRALMSLPTLEGIFSQLAVEQNTEAISKQIADLIYA, from the coding sequence ATGCTCGAAATCCGAAACGTCTCCAAGCATTACTCCAGTATTCCAGCCGTCGAGAACGTAAGCTTTTGTGCGCGGCCTGGAGAGGTGACGGGCTATCTCGGCCCAAATGGCTCCGGCAAATCCACCACGATGAAGATGATTACAGGCCTGATTGCGACGAACTCGGGCTCGATACTCTTTGACGGCAGGCCGATTCATGCCGACCTGATGGCCTACAAGCAGCGAATGGGGTATGTGCCGGAAGAGCCTTATCTGTATACGCATCTGAGCGGGGCTGAATACCTGGTAATGGTTGCGCAACTGCGTAATCTTGCGCGGAAGCTCGCAACCGAACGGATTGATGGGTTGTTGCGGTTGTTTGCGCTCTACGATGACCGGCACGTAGGGATTTCGGCGTACTCGAAGGGCATGCGGCAGAAGATATTGCTGGCGGCGGCACTGCTGCATAATCCTGATCTTATCCTGCTGGATGAACCTTTCTCCGGACTCGATGTTGGTTCTTCGCTGATCCTGCGTAGCTTGATTGAGGAGCTTGCGCGGCGAGGGAAGGTCGTGCTCTTCAGCTCGCATGAGTTGGAGACGGTGGAGAAGATCTCTTCGCATATTGTGATTCTGCATCGCGGCAAAATTGTGGCCGACGATTCGATTGAGCGGCTGCGGGCGCTGATGTCGCTGCCGACGCTTGAGGGAATCTTCTCGCAGCTTGCAGTCGAACAAAATACAGAAGCAATTTCAAAGCAGATTGCGGACCTTATTTATGCATAA
- a CDS encoding DNA gyrase inhibitor YacG produces MSKALFCPTCRKVVLATDPDFPFCSDRCRILDLGKWASGDYKISTPVQDPDDLEELARSKTHRPNSGDED; encoded by the coding sequence ATGTCAAAAGCGCTCTTCTGCCCCACATGCCGCAAAGTAGTTCTCGCCACCGATCCCGACTTCCCCTTTTGCTCCGACCGCTGCCGCATCCTCGACCTCGGCAAATGGGCGAGCGGCGACTACAAGATCTCCACCCCTGTCCAGGACCCCGACGACCTCGAAGAGCTGGCCCGTTCCAAAACGCACCGTCCCAACTCCGGCGACGAAGACTAA
- a CDS encoding VWA domain-containing protein — protein MHDTADGGILPGEVLKVMRKVLVLGYLGLFAYAYAVAQAAPRPQGAPYKIEVNVEKVLVPVVVRDKQGHSIGNLKEEDFHVFDNGKPHPLSAFMVEGRIGTEPRTASNSESDTLSPTPPQPVIVYPRSIVFLFDDMHLSAEEMERAKNAGAALLAGSLVDSDIAAVVSLSGRTNSGLTRDRAKLHEAIMSLKPVLIYQNDNADCPKISYYQADLMENKHDSTAEQDAVAQAFHCDPKITLNVAQSLAEEAARRALIIGHQDAQVALANMRELVQRIATLPGRRMLILISPGFLTVESDVLTQESQLIDFAAREDVTISALDARGIYITALTASDDVHNAPILSSMAFRAGSMKSSTNVMAELADGTGGNFFNNSNDLGAGFKGLTATPEYVYLLELPLDNIKPNGSYHRLKVKVDRSGVEVRARRGYILPKPAKSKK, from the coding sequence ATGCATGACACAGCAGATGGAGGGATATTGCCCGGCGAAGTCCTCAAAGTCATGCGCAAGGTTCTTGTCCTCGGTTATCTGGGACTGTTCGCTTATGCCTACGCCGTAGCTCAAGCAGCCCCCAGGCCGCAAGGCGCTCCCTACAAGATTGAAGTAAACGTCGAAAAGGTGCTGGTGCCGGTTGTCGTTCGCGACAAACAGGGACACTCGATTGGCAATCTGAAAGAAGAAGACTTCCACGTCTTCGATAACGGCAAGCCCCATCCACTCTCTGCCTTCATGGTGGAAGGCCGCATCGGAACAGAGCCTCGCACCGCAAGCAACTCCGAAAGCGACACCCTCTCGCCCACTCCACCGCAACCCGTCATCGTGTACCCGCGTTCCATCGTCTTCCTCTTCGATGACATGCACCTGAGCGCTGAAGAGATGGAACGTGCGAAAAACGCCGGCGCCGCCCTACTTGCAGGCTCACTCGTCGATTCCGATATAGCTGCCGTAGTCTCACTCTCCGGTCGAACCAACAGTGGACTGACACGCGATCGCGCAAAGCTGCACGAAGCGATCATGAGCCTTAAGCCAGTCCTGATCTACCAGAACGACAATGCCGATTGTCCAAAGATCAGCTACTACCAGGCCGACCTGATGGAGAACAAGCACGACAGCACGGCAGAGCAGGACGCAGTAGCTCAGGCATTCCACTGCGATCCCAAAATAACGCTCAACGTAGCGCAGTCGCTGGCCGAGGAAGCAGCCCGACGTGCCTTGATCATCGGCCATCAGGACGCTCAAGTGGCGCTTGCCAACATGCGAGAGCTGGTGCAACGAATAGCCACACTGCCCGGACGACGCATGCTCATTCTGATTTCGCCGGGTTTCCTCACAGTCGAATCCGATGTCTTAACACAGGAATCACAGTTGATCGACTTCGCAGCCCGCGAAGACGTGACCATCAGCGCCCTCGACGCACGCGGAATTTACATCACAGCATTAACGGCAAGCGATGATGTCCACAACGCTCCCATTCTGTCCAGCATGGCATTCCGTGCCGGTTCGATGAAGTCATCCACAAACGTGATGGCCGAGCTTGCCGATGGAACCGGCGGCAACTTCTTCAACAACAGCAACGATCTCGGCGCAGGATTTAAAGGACTCACGGCAACACCGGAGTACGTCTACCTGCTCGAGCTACCGCTCGACAACATCAAGCCCAACGGCTCATACCACCGCCTGAAGGTGAAGGTAGATCGCAGCGGTGTAGAGGTACGGGCACGCCGCGGCTACATCCTGCCCAAGCCCGCGAAGAGCAAAAAATAA
- a CDS encoding TetR/AcrR family transcriptional regulator, giving the protein MSKGEETRLRIVAEAAPLFNQRGYEGCSIQDIMDATGLEKGGIYRHFESKEELAAEAFDFAWALAFSKRRQNLDSIRNPIDRLKQHVANFVLRSTFPGGCPLLNTAIDSDNGNPILREKVRKALRDWQTMLQDILKEGIREGCIRQDIDINKVASIIVGGLEGGMLISRIERNDQALHATLEHLDAYIESQLRRTSKTSQKNR; this is encoded by the coding sequence ATGAGTAAAGGCGAAGAAACTCGGCTGCGCATCGTCGCTGAGGCCGCCCCGCTCTTCAATCAGCGCGGCTATGAGGGCTGCTCCATTCAGGACATCATGGACGCCACCGGCCTTGAAAAAGGCGGGATCTATCGCCACTTTGAAAGCAAGGAAGAGCTCGCGGCGGAGGCATTCGACTTTGCCTGGGCATTGGCCTTCAGCAAGCGCAGGCAAAATCTCGACTCCATTCGCAATCCAATCGATCGCTTGAAGCAGCACGTTGCAAACTTCGTCTTGCGCTCTACCTTCCCCGGTGGCTGCCCTCTTCTCAATACAGCAATTGACTCCGATAACGGCAATCCCATTCTGAGAGAAAAGGTCCGTAAAGCCCTTCGCGACTGGCAAACCATGCTCCAGGACATCCTCAAAGAAGGAATTCGCGAAGGATGCATCCGGCAAGATATAGATATCAATAAAGTTGCCAGCATTATCGTGGGCGGACTCGAAGGTGGCATGCTGATCAGCCGCATCGAACGCAACGATCAGGCCTTACACGCCACACTGGAGCACCTCGACGCATATATCGAATCTCAGCTCCGACGAACCTCCAAAACCTCACAAAAAAATCGCTAA
- a CDS encoding phosphatidylglycerophosphatase A family protein yields the protein MANSNIQLHPPSKKKTLWAWTIGTFFGAGLLKPGPGTYGSIAAVLLWFIAAHIFPVTSLSLTIGTIIAAIVVTLIGIPAATIVARESGREDPGHVVIDEVAGQLIALIAIPADWRHAALSLLLFRLFDILKPPPIRQLERLPEGTGIMLDDVAAGILALIVAQLAHLFF from the coding sequence ATGGCCAACTCCAACATCCAACTTCATCCACCTTCCAAAAAGAAAACCCTTTGGGCCTGGACAATCGGCACTTTTTTCGGAGCCGGCCTGCTCAAACCCGGTCCCGGAACTTACGGCTCCATCGCCGCCGTCCTTCTCTGGTTCATCGCCGCCCATATCTTCCCTGTCACCAGCCTTTCGTTGACCATCGGCACCATCATCGCAGCCATTGTCGTCACGCTGATCGGCATTCCAGCCGCGACCATCGTAGCTCGCGAATCCGGCCGCGAAGATCCCGGACACGTCGTTATCGATGAGGTCGCCGGCCAGCTCATCGCCCTCATCGCCATCCCCGCCGATTGGCGGCACGCCGCTCTGAGCCTGCTGCTCTTCCGCCTCTTCGATATCCTCAAGCCTCCGCCCATTCGCCAGCTCGAACGCCTCCCTGAAGGCACAGGCATCATGCTCGACGACGTAGCCGCAGGCATTCTGGCTCTCATTGTCGCCCAACTGGCGCACCTATTCTTCTAG